In Geopsychrobacter electrodiphilus DSM 16401, a single window of DNA contains:
- a CDS encoding CcoQ/FixQ family Cbb3-type cytochrome c oxidase assembly chaperone — MDLASILYLGVTSLFIVIFVVIVVRTYSRKNRDKNETAKYHMLDDD, encoded by the coding sequence ATGGACCTGGCCTCAATTCTGTACCTTGGCGTGACCTCTCTGTTCATCGTTATCTTTGTGGTGATCGTTGTGCGGACCTACAGCCGCAAAAATCGGGACAAGAACGAAACCGCCAAGTATCACATGCTGGATGACGATTGA
- a CDS encoding cbb3-type cytochrome c oxidase N-terminal domain-containing protein → MNSIDQHTDEHADGIVEDRKQAPPIYFNILFYGLIVWGVIFMAYFLLSGWSSHQEFAQKMKIHQNQSSSK, encoded by the coding sequence ATGAACAGTATCGATCAACATACGGACGAACACGCAGACGGCATCGTTGAGGACCGCAAACAAGCCCCGCCGATCTACTTTAATATCCTTTTTTACGGCTTGATCGTCTGGGGGGTCATCTTCATGGCTTATTTCCTGCTGAGTGGTTGGAGTTCTCACCAGGAATTTGCTCAAAAGATGAAAATTCATCAGAATCAAAGTTCCAGCAAGTGA